In Gemmatimonadota bacterium, the sequence CGGGTCGCGCTGGCGCGCTCCCGAAGGGGGCTCGGTCGCGGCTCGGCCCGACGGGGCGGCGCGCAGCACGACCACGAGGATCAGCGCAGCCACCAGCCCCGGGAGGATGCTCCAGCTGAGCACGGTGCGGACCGGCATGGCGTGGCTCACCAGCCACCAGGCGATGAGCGCGCCGGGGATGGAGCCGAAGTGATCCGCGGCGCGGTGGAAACCGAAGGCGCGGCCGCGGAGTCCGGGGGGCGTGGCGTCGGCGATCATCGCGTCGCGGGCCGGGGTACGGAGCCCCTTGCCGACGCGGTCGAGCACCCGGAAGCCCACCACCTGCCAGGCGGCGGAGGCGGCGGCGATGAGCGGGCGCATGAGGACGGCGGAGGCGTAGCCCACCAGGATCAGCGGCTTGCGCCAGCCGGGGCGGTCGGCGAGGCCACCGCTGACCCACTTGGTGGCGGCGGCGGCGAGGTCGGCGGCGCCGTCGAGGGCGGCGAGGGTGCCCGGGCTGCCGCCGAGGGTGCCGACCACGAAGGCGGGGAGGAGCGGATAGACCATCTCGCTGGCAAAGTCATTGAACAGCGAGACCAGGGCGAGGCCCTTGACGGTGGCCGGGATCCCGGCGGCGGGCGGGGGAGGCGCGGTGGCGCCCCGGCTACTCATCGATGC encodes:
- a CDS encoding MFS transporter, giving the protein MSSRGATAPPPPAAGIPATVKGLALVSLFNDFASEMVYPLLPAFVVGTLGGSPGTLAALDGAADLAAAATKWVSGGLADRPGWRKPLILVGYASAVLMRPLIAAASAAWQVVGFRVLDRVGKGLRTPARDAMIADATPPGLRGRAFGFHRAADHFGSIPGALIAWWLVSHAMPVRTVLSWSILPGLVAALILVVVLRAAPSGRAATEPPSGARQRDPGARESSRAAPVGHRDSDATGRTFWAPVLALALLVLLRLPETLLLLRLQDLGVAVATIPLVWAGLHVVRSLSSYPGGWLVDHLGPRGTVAMGGGAFGLAAAALGATLSPAAAIAVFLSLGLVAGLTESAERALIARLAPRRTGRGFGAYHAVTGLAALPAALCFGGLYQGWGGGMALWASAGGMLVATLCWLAAAKET